One region of Etheostoma cragini isolate CJK2018 chromosome 16, CSU_Ecrag_1.0, whole genome shotgun sequence genomic DNA includes:
- the ptges gene encoding prostaglandin E synthase, with protein MAVLIRNEVFSCFVFYGVLLVIKMYIIAIITGQMRLRKKAFANPEDALRHGGLQYHREDPYVERCRRAHVNDMENILPFLFLGAIYSMTEPSLAVARIHFLVFFMARILHTFAYLFALRAPTRSLAYTVAQIPCISMAVQILIAVAAYA; from the exons ATGGCAGTCCTTATAAGAAATGaagttttctcctgttttgttttctacgGCGTGCTACTGGTGATCAAAATGTACATTATTGCAATAATAACGGGACAAATGAGGCTGCGAAAAAAG GCTTTTGCCAACCCCGAGGACGCGCTGAGACACGGAGGTTTACAGTATCACAGAGAGGATCCATATGTGGAAAGATGCCGGAG AGCTCATGTTAACGACATGGAGAACatcctccccttcctcttcctggGTGCTATCTACTCCATGACAGAACCCTCGCTGGCTGTGGCTCGCATTCACTTTCTGGTCTTCTTCATGGCCCGTATTCTGCACACCTTTGCCTACCTGTTTGCCCTGCGTGCACCGACACGCTCTCTGGCTTACACCGTGGCCCAGATACCTTGTATCTCGATGGCTGTGCAGATCCTAATAGCAGTCGCAGCGTATGCCTGA
- the garnl3 gene encoding GTPase-activating Rap/Ran-GAP domain-like protein 3 isoform X4 produces the protein MNSVDPASNKLLTFNQRSASEDLGCRRGDFSRKHYGSVELLISSDADGAIQRAGRFRVENGSSDEAFDYTPGTWRRTDVHLENPEYHTRWFFKYFLGKVHQNYVGTDAEKNPFYLSVVLSDQNNQRVPQYRAILWRKTGTLKISLPYSPTKTLSVKSILSAMNMDRFERGPREILNPEIQKDLLVLEEQEGSVNFKFGVLFAKDGQLTDDEMFSNETGSESFDKFLNLLGDSITLQGWAGYRGGLDTKNDTTGIKSIYTVYQGHELMFHVSTMLPYSKENKQQVERKRHIGNDIVTIVFQEGDDASSSFKPSMIRSHFTHIFALVRYNSQNDSYRLKIFSEESVPLFGPPLPSPPVFTDHHEFRDFLLVKLINGEKATLETPTFAQKRQRTLDMLIRSLYQDLMPDLHKVPFSPQNMLNRRSFSDVLPESPKSARKKEEARQAEFVRIGQALKLKTIVRGDAPTSLVTTGLCRKEPWESQSFCSTFPYEIVCADSWGQSLLAATDTAGVMLLDGPDPALPNAETQALPPVQVFDKTMVVKQVHVLEPQDLLITRADKGKDSRLYVYRLSTLKRGLEEKQLVRSKCDSRENKLEKTKGCHLYSINTHHGSELRIVAAIRNKLLLITRKHPRFEGFSAVAPSADSPVEEFQYIREICLCDPPVVMALVDGPTGENDNMICVAYKHQFDLINESTGDAYRLHHVDANRVNFVAAIDVYEDGEAGLLLCYNYICSYKKVCPFNGSTPMIQSNASDFHFSWNQMPNAIVCAFPYILAFTTDSIEIRLVVNGNLVYTAVVPELQLAASRSDIYFVSSAPVSSASNCSSRDTSSQSSPQTPTGYEMPVFPSPLGDDSIRIPYGTKLSLYMSKDAEGEPACKHMFKIPLCNLVGRSIERPLKSPLVNKVLTTPAPATVSPTPLISATHSLSLSRMEIKEIASRTRKELLGLTEEPSGKSDSGTLKQRKMSKKNTEEDPKARALTSTNSDRLASECVETDLDVQLHCSSSSEAEPEKVVLRAESPPLASAFALSTSFEEDVLDLK, from the exons TCCACCAGAACTACGTGGGTACAGATGCAGAGAAGAACCCATTCTACTTGTCAGTCGTCCTCTCAGACCAGAACAACCAGCGGGTTCCTCAGTACAGAGCCATCCTCTGGAGAAAGACC GGCACTCTGAAGATCAGCCTCCCCTACAGCCCGACTAAAACACTATCAGTCAAGTCCATCCTAAG TGCAATGAACATGGATAGGTTTGAGAGAGGCCCCAGGGAGATCCTCAACCCAGAGATTCAGAAG GATCTGCTGGTGTTGGAGGAACAGGAG GGTTCTGTCAACTTTAAATTTGGTGTCCTGTTTGCCAAAGACGGACAGCTCACAGATGACGAGATGTTTAGCAATG AGACGGGAAGTGAGAGCTTCGATAAGTTTCTCAATCTTCTGGGTGATTCCATTACACTGCAGGGATGGGCAGGTTACCGTGGAGGGCTAGACACCAAGA ATGACACTACAGGGATTAAGTCCATCTACACAGTGTATCAGGGCCATGAGCTCATGTTCCATGTCTCCACCATGTTACCCTACTCTAAAGAGAATAAGCAGCAG gtggagagaaagagacacattgGAAATGACATTGTTACCATAGTATTCCAGGAAGGGGATGACGCATCGTCGTCCTTCAAACCATCTATGATCCGATCGCACTTCACCC ATATTTTTGCATTAGTTAGGTATAATAGCCAGAATGACAGTTACAG GTTGAAGATATTCTCAGAGGAGAGTGTTCCACTGTTTGGACCCCCTCTCCCATCTCCGCCTGTTTTTACTGATCACCACGAATTCAGGGACTTTTTATTAGTCAAAT TAATCAATGGAGAGAAAGCCACACTGGAGACGCCAACGTTTGCCCAAAAGCGTCAGCGGACCCTCGACATGTTGATCCGCTCGCTGTACCAGGACCTCATGCCTGACCTGCACAAG GTTCCTTTTTCTCCTCAGAACATGTTGAATCGGCGGTCGTTCAGCGACGTGCTGCCTGAGTCTCCAAAGTCGGCACGCAAGAAGGAGGAGGCACGGCAGGCTGAATTTGTCAGAATAGGGCAG gcTCTGAAGCTGAAGACCATTGTGAGAGGAGATGCCCCAACTAGCCTTGTTACCACCGGCCTGTGCAGGAAGGAA CCATGGGAGTCCCAGTCGTTCTGCAGCACATTCCCCTACGAGATCGTGTGTGCCGACTCGTGGGGTCAGTCTCTGCTGGCTGCCACCGACACAGCGGGGGTCATGCTGCTGGATG GCCCCGATCCAGCTCTGCCCAATGCTG AGACTCAGGCTCTGCCCCCAGTGCAGGTGTTTGACAAAACCATGGTGGTGAAGCAGGTGCACGTTCTCGAGCCTCAGGACCTGCTTATCACCAGAGCTGACAAAG ggAAGGACTCTCGCCTCTATGTGTACAGACTCAGCACATTGAAGAGAGGCTTGGAGGAGAAGCAGCTGGTCAGAAGCAAGTGTGACAGCCGGGAAAATAAACTGGAGAAAACTAAAG GCTGTCATTTATACTCCATTAACACCCACCACGGCTCAGAGCTGAGGATAGTAGCAGCCATAAGGAACAAACTCCTCCTCATCACCAGGAAACATCCACGTTTTGAAGGTTTCAGCGCCGTCGCCCCAAGCGCAGACTCACCGGTGGAGGAGTTTCAGTACATACGG GAGATCTGTCTGTGTGACCCGCCGGTGGTGATGGCGCTGGTGGACGGACCGACGGGGGAAAATGACAACATGATCTGTGTGGCCTATAAACATCAGTTTGACCTGATCAATGAGAGCACTGGAGATGCCTACCGGCTACATCATGTCGATGCCAACAGG GTAAATTTTGTAGCAGCTATTGATGTTTATGAAGATGGGGAGGCGGGTCTGCTGCTGTGTTACAACT ATATTTGCTCCTATAAGAAAGTTTGTCCGTTTAACGGCTCCACACCAATGATCCAGTCCAACGCCTCGGATTTCCACTTCAGCTGGAACCAGATGCCCAATGCTATTG TGTGTGCATTTCCTTACATCCTGGCCTTCACAACGGACTCCATTGAGATCCGACTAGTGGTCAATGGCAACCTTGTGTACACGGCAGTGGTTCCCGAGCTACAGCTAGCTGCTTCACGG TCGGACATCTATTTTGTTTCGTCTGCTCCGGTGAGCTCAGCCTCCAACTGCAGTTCGAGAGACACCAGTTCCCAGAGTTCCCCACAGACACCCACTGGTTACGAGATGCCCGTGTTCCCCTCCCCACTCGGTGATG ATTCTATACGGATCCCCTATGGTACCAAGCTTTCCCTGTACATGTCTAAGGATGCCGAAG GTGAACCAGCATGTAAGCACATGTTCAAGATCCCTCTGTGTAACTTGGTGGGTCGCAGCATTGAAAGACCCCTCAAGTCCCCTCTGGTCAACAAGGTGCTAACGACGCCAGCCCCCGCCACGGTATCCCCGACTCCCCTCATCTCTGCCACACACTCGCTTTCCCTGTCCCGCATGGAGATCAAAGAGATAGCCAGCCGCACACGGAAGGAGCTGCTCG GCTTGACAGAGGAACCAAGTGGAAAGTCAGACAGTGGAACACTCAAACAGAGGAAGATGAGCAAGAAGAACACAGAGGAGGACCCCAAAGCACGAGCACTGACGTCAACAAACAGTGACAG GTTAGCCTCAGAGTGTGTTGAAACAGACCTGGACGTCCAGCTGCATTGTTCGTCCAGTTCGGAGGCCGAGCCAGAGAAAGTTGTGCTGCGAGCGGAAAGCCCGCCGCTCGCCAGCGCCTTCGCCCTCTCCACATCCTTCGAAGAAGATGTCCTGGACCTAAAGTGA